ACCCACTCCCCATACCCCAACCGCACATCGTTCAGCCGACAACGGAGATTCCGAGAAATTGCAAACAGGGAATAGTACTTCACTATGATATATTCCATCCTTCCGATAAATGATAGGATAATTGCGCAAGAATTGAAAGGATGGCGGCACCGGAAACCCTTGCGGTGGATCTACTTTTCAAGAAACCTACATATCCAAAATGATCATCTCATCCCCGAATATTTTCCCGCTCCCCCAGCACTGGAATCGCCTCCACCTTCTCCGCTGTCAAGTCCTCCCACACAATCCCGCTCGGCCGTCGGCGTCGCTCACACTGGATGACCTCCTCCGGCGTGACGATCAGGTCAACATTGAAGTCGTGCTCCGTCTCGGGGATCTTCTCCTCGATGACCTGGAGTTGGTGCACCAGCGCCACGATGGTCGTCTGCTCGGTCACCAACCCCGCCTCGATGAGCAACGCGACTTCAAGGTCGGAGTACCCGGCCCCCTTGCCGATGCGCGCTCCCGAGCGGTTGACGGCCACGCTGCCACAGATGGCCACGTCAATGGGTTGCATCTCGTCCACACCGACGCTGCGGGCGATCTGCTCGGCGCCCTTCTTCTCGGCGGCTTCCTCGGGTGGCAGGCTCAGCGACGCGGGGTCGAGCAGGTAGAAGGGTTTGAGGCTGGCCATGCGCGGGACGGCCATGTAGAGGAGCTTGTCGTCCTGGAGGGCGCGGATGCGGATGGGGAACTGTGCCCAGTCTGGGTTCGCCATGATCGTCCCCGCGTTCTTCCACACCTCCAGCTCGGCCAGGCGCTCAGCCGTCGCCTCGTTGCCGTAGAAGCCGGGGATCTTGCCGTAGGAGCCTTCAGGGACAGCGCCCTCGCGTTCGAGCAGCCGCCACACGCGGTCTCGGACAGCTTCCTTGGCCTGGTCGATGTCGGTCACGCGCATCCCACCGTCTACGACTGGATCGCTGCTACGAGGTCGAAGGGCCGGTCCTGGGTGTCCTGTGCCCACGGCTCGTGACGCCACTGCCGGAGCTTCCAACCAGCGGTAAAGGCAAGCGTAAGCCCACCGCCGCCGCGTGTCAGCCCCCTTGTGCAATGAGCGACGCCCGCTCTCCCGAAGCGAGCAGGCGCCTTCTCGATCAGGCCTAGGCGAGAGTGTTAGAGCTGCTCCTCTTTCACGTCCCCCAAGAAGGCCCTCCACTCCGGCGCAGGGAACACCAGGTGACCGAGATGCCGATTCTGGCTATCCCGCATTAGCGCCGTTCGGGGAGTCTCCGCCACCTCCACGCAGTGACCACCCTGCGCGTTGCTGTAGCTCGAGGTGTGCCACTGAATTTTGTCCATCGATCTCGCCTCGCACATTCTTCAAGTACTCCACTGTTTGCCCCGGGGATAGGGCAACGCCCTGCAAGCTGCCGAATTTAAGGGACAACCGCTCGACCTCTACTGCCTCGGTGACGAGGTCGCCGGAGGCGGCACCTTCCAGGTAGGTCACCTCTTGCCGGTCGGGTAGCGACAGGATGGTGAAGGGGCCGTCCATGCCTGGGTGTTCGTCGAAGCGGACATTAGCAGGGATCACCTGGAGCTGAACCCGCCCGGATCTGGTCAGCTCCAGCAGGCGGTCTACCTGGCTATGCAAGATGTCCGGTGTCTGCACCAGGCTACCGAGCACGGCCTCCGTGATGATCGCCCAGATCACCGGCCGGTCCGACTCCATAAGCAGCTCTTGACGCTGGAGCCGTTGCTCGACTACCCGGTCGATGTAGTCGTCTGTCTCCATCGGGTTGTTGGCACGGCAGAAGGCTCGGATGTAGGGCTCGCACTGGAGCAGGCCCGGGACGATCATCGGGTGGTAGTCCCGCATCATGAGCGCGTGGGGTAGCGCCTGCATGAAACTCCCGGCGTACTCCGGGTAGGCCGCTTGCTGCACGTCCTTCCACAGGCCCATCAGGTGGCCACCGGACTCGAGTGCCTCGTCGGCTTTCCTGGCGAAGCGCTGCGTCGGCGTGCGCTCCGCTCTCTCGATGTGCCCAACCAGCGCACCCGACACATTGATCGCCTTGGCCAACTGGCTTTGCGACATACCGGCCAAATTGCGCAAGCGGGCCAATTCTCTCCCGAAACGCCGTATAGCGGGGTTTTCCACCGGGGGTTTGCGTGCCATGACTGGCAGTTAACTACACAGCCACAACCAAAGACAACCCCGCTTTACCCATTGTGTCCAATCGCCGTGTAGGCATACCCCTTTTACCTGGGGTGATGAAAAGGTCGGGGTGTGGCAAGCCCACTACAAAACCCCTACTTTCCTCCTTAGAGGTGATCAATGAACCGGCCAAACGGTCCAATCGCCCTGCACCGCCTCAGCAACCTCCTGCGCCAGCACCGCATCCACCCGTTAACCGATCGCGAAGGCACCACCCTGGTGTTTCTGCACATCGGCTGTGTGAGCGTCTCGGCCACGAACGAGCACTACGTGGTGGAGCACCTCGACAACGACGCCAATCAGCTCCGCGTCATCCACTGCCCCCACAACAACATCCGCGAGGCCGTCCGACTGGTACTCGCCTACCGCCACCGGCCACACACGCACGACGAAGCTGACGCTCGCCCCTGTCTGCGCCTGGTGAAGGGGCGGCGCTCGTGATCACCGACGAAGCCAGGCCACTGGCCTACGGCTACCTGCGCATCATGGGGCCAGCCGACCGCGAGAGGCTGCTGCGCTTTCACGGCCACATGAGCGCCTACGCCCAGGAGCGGGGCTTCACCCTCGGGAACGTCTTCGTGGACCTGTCCACCTCGCGCGAATCCGGCTTTGGGCGCCTGGTGGCACGGCTCAAGCAGGGAGACGCGACCGAGGTGCTGGTGCCCACCCTGGAGCACTTCACCCGCTTCCCGAGCCTGCAAGCAGGTGTGGTGACGCAGATCGAAGCGCTCGGCGTCACGGTGTGGGAGGTGGGGCGCTGATGCTCGCCTCCTTGACCTTGGTGGCGCTGCCGAACGCGCCGTCCTTCGCCCGCGAGTTCATCCGCAGCACGCTCGCGCACCTGCCGTTCCGTGACGTGGTGGACAGCGCCGAACTCCTGGCTTCCGAGCTGGTGGCCAATGCCGTCGAGGCCGGGGGCTGACCATGACGACCCCGGTGTCGGCCATCTCCCGACGCCACTTCATCCGCCTGACTCTGCGTGTCCAGGGCGGCAAGCTCTACCTCGACGTCTGGGACGCCGGGGACGGCACGCCCACGAGACAGCCCGTCAACGAGGCCGCCGAGAACGGCCGCGGGCTGCTCCTGGTGGAGGTGCTCAGCCAACGATGGGGCGTCACCCCCTCGCCCCGTGGCGGCAAGACCGTGTGGTGCTTACTCGCCCGCAACTCCGTAGGGCCGACGCAGGATCGAGCAGGCGAGGCACCCCCGCCCAGACCTTCCATGACGTACCGGCCACGACGCGCGCCGAACAGCACGCTCCGCACCGTGTTTCGCCCGCCCGCGCCTCTCGATCCGGAAGACATGTGGCGAGTACTTGAAGGGCTGACGCGGCTGTGATCGACCAGCTCTCGCCCTCCAGGACGCCCACACGGAGCGAACGGGACAAAAGTCGATGACTTACCCCGGAACGACGACAGCGCCCCCTCCGGTGGCGGAGAGAGCGCCGTGTGGAGCTCTGTGGACGCGCTTCCCGACTCCCCTGACCTGGTCAAGGGTTCTAGTAAGCCGTCCAGGGTGGGCGCGAAGGGACTCGAACCCCTGGCCTATTGCTTGTAAGGCAATTGCTCTAACCAACTGAGCTACGCGCCCCGTTTGTGCGTCGCGAGTGATCATACCGCTTTGTGGTGGTACTCGCGCCTGATTTATCCGGCCAGGTGGCGTGCCTGGTCGAGATACTCCTTGACGTCCCTGGGTTGACCGGCCGGGGTGTGGACGGTCCAGCGGACGGTGCCTTCGGCGTCGATGAGGAAGCTGCCCCGGCGGGCGACGCCGCGCTGGTCGTCGAAGACCCCGTAGGCCCGGGCGGTGGCGCCGTGGGGCCAGAAGTCGGACAGCAGCGCGAAGGGAAAGCCCTCCCGGTCGGACCAGGTGCGCAGGGCGAAGGTGGAGTCAACGGACACCGCCAGAACCGTGACGCCCAGGGCCTTGAGTTCGGCGTGGTGCTCGCGCAGGTCGGCGAGTTCGCCGGAGCACACGCCGGAGAAGGCCAGCGGGTAGAAGACCACGAGCACGGGGCCGCCCCGCAGAGAGCTCAGGACGGTGTCCTGGCCGTACTGGTCCTGGAGTGTGATCTCGGGCGCACGGGCGTCCACGGTGGCGGTGTCGGTCATGCTCGCGTTCGTGTTCGTCGGCTGCACAGGCCGGAGTCGGCGCCCGCCGGTCAGCGGGCGCCCTTCAGCGCCGCGCGCCCGTTCTGGCTGGGGCGCGCGGCACCGGACGTCTCACCCGGTGAGGGTGCTGTCCGTCACCGCTTGGGAACGACCAGGCGGGTGCCCGACCAGTCCGCGCCGATGCTCACCGCGCTGGTCTGGGAAAGGCCCGATGTGTTGGCCGCCTCGGCGACGTCGTTGGGGGACACGTGCAGATCACGGCCGGCCTTCGGGGTCAGGACCAGGATGGTCCCCCCGTCGGCGATGGTCGTCACCGTGTCCATCAGAGCGTCGGTGAGGTCGCCTTCTTCGTCGGACCGCCACCACAGCAGTGCCGCGTCGACGTCGCCGTCGTACTCCTCGTCGACCAGCGCCTCGCCCGTGAGTTCGGCGATGGATGCGCGCAGCCCCTCGTCGACGTCGTCGTCGAAGCCGAATTCCTGCACCACCTGACCCGGCTTGAATCCGAGTCGGTCAGCCAAGCCGCGTTCGCTTTGTGCCTGGCCCGCGGTCGCGCTCACGAAAGTTCTCCTCCACAGATGGTTTTTCTCAATCTTGCCTGCACGAAGCAGTTGTCACAACGATGCCGGGCTTTTTTCGTCGCCCGTCACGTGGGTCCGTAACCATCGCTGATGGCCTAGTTCACACGCTAGTGGCATCTCCCGTCAACGCGCGGCCGAACCCGGCACGCGTCGAATCCGCGTCACCCGGACCCTAGGAAGGACAACCGCACCTGTCGGTCCGGGTTGTCCACGTTCAGGTCCACGACCGCGATGGACTGCCATGTCCCCAGTTCGAGTCTGCCGGACAGAACGGGCACCGTGGTCTGTGGCGCGACGAACGCCGGCATGACGTGCGAACGCCCGTGCCCCTGGGACCCGTGTTTGTGGCGCCACCGGTCGTCGGCCGGTAGCAGGTCGTCGAGGGAGGCGAGGAGGTCGTCGTCGGACCCCGCTCCCAGCTCGATGATGGCCACACCCGCGGTCGCGTGCGGGACGAAGACGTTGAGTAGGCCGTCGCCGCCGCTCTGGGCGACGAAGTCGCCGCACTGCGCGGTGATGTCGGTGATGCTCTCCGATCCGCCGGTGTGCAGCTCAAGGATCTGTGTCCGCATAGCGACACCTTCGCGCAGCCGGGCCCTCGGTGCAACCATCCCCGGTCAGCTTAGGGATGGTCGGGGGCGCCGTGGAGCGGCCATACTCGTCGTCGGTGTATGTGAAACTGGTGGAAAGAAGGGAAAAGGGTGACTGTCTCGTTACGTCTGGGGCCGGTGCTCCGGCATGTGGGACCCACTACGGCGACGGTGTGGGTGGAGACTGACGCGCCCTGTGACGTCCGGGTCCGTGTGGACGGCGCGGCGGTCACGGCCGCCCGGACCTTCACCGTCCACGGACACCACTACGCCGTGTGCGAAATCGAGGGTCTGGCCCCCGGTTCGGTCCTTCCCTACGAGGTTTTTCTCGCTGAGGACCGGGTCTGGCCCGAACCCGACAGCCCGCTACCGCCGAGCGTCCTGCGCACTCTGGCCCCGGATGCGCCCGCGCGCCTGCTGTACGGCTCCTGCCACACCCCCACCGGCGACACACCCGAGGGCCTGGTGCGCTACGGCCCCGACATGCTCCGCGCCACCGCGCGCCGGCTGGCCCGGGAGGGTCTGGGTGCCGTGGACGGCGAGGCACGGGAGAACCTGGCGCTGTTGCTGATCGGCGACCAGGTCTACGCCGACGAGCTCCAGGAGCCCATGCGCGCCTTCCTCCGGCAAGCACGGCTGAGCCAGGTGCGCGGCGAGGATCCCGGGGACGACACGCCCGAGGACGAGGTCGTGCGCTACGACGAGTACGCCGAGCTGTACCGGCAGGCCTGGTCCGACCCCCAGGTGCGGTGGCTGCTGTCGACCGTCCCCACCCTGATGGTCTTCGACGACCACGACATCCGCGACGACTGGAACACCTCTGCCGCCTGGCGGCGCTCCATGGACGACCACCCGTGGTGGCGTACCCGGGTGACCAGCGGGCTCGGCGCCTACTGGGTGTACCAGCACGTGGGAAACCTCTCCCCCGACGCACGCGACAAGGACCCGCTGTGGGCCGTGGTGCGCGACCACCGGGAGCGCGGTACCGATGCCGGGGACATCCTGGACTCCTTCGCCTGGCGGGCGCACGACGAGCCCGCCTCCTACCGGTGGAGCCACCGCCACGACATCGGCGGCGTACGCGTCCTGGTGGCCGACACCCGCTGCGGTCGAGCCCTGGGTGAGGGAGGCCCCCACGACGGCTCCAGGTCCATTCTGGGGCCCGAGGGGCACGACTGGCTCGACCAGCACCTCACCGGCGGCCCCGAGCACCTCGTGGTGGCCTCCACGGTCCCGATCCTGCTGCCGCCCTCCGTGCACCACCTGGAGGCCTGGAACGAGGCGGTCTGCGGCGGCGCCTGGGGGTCGGCGGCGCGCGGCCCCGCGGAAAGGCTCCGCCAGGCCCTGGATCTCGAGCACTGGGGCGCCTTCCACCGGCTCGCCGACGCCGTGCTGGAGGTGGCCCGCGGCGATCGGGGCCAGGCCCCCGCCACCGTCCTGCTACTCAGCGGGGACGTCCACTTCTCCTACCTGGCGCGCGCCCGTGCCAGGAAGGGGCAAACGACCTCCCGGGTGACCCAGCTGGTCTCCTCCGCGCTCTGCAACCAGCTCCCGCCGAACTTCCGCCGCGCGGCCGCGCTGTCCGCGAGCTGGCCCTTCCATCTGGCCGGGAAGATCATGACCCGACTGGCCGGGGTGCGCCGCAGCCCGCTGGCGTGGCGGCTGGCCGAGCGCCCCTACTTCGGCAACACCATCGGTGAGGTGGCCTTCGACGGCCGCGAGGCCGAGGCACGCTGGTACCACTGCCCCCAGGGCGGTGGCGAAGCGCTCCCCGAGATCCGGCGGCGCGTCCGGGTCTGATGCGCACCGGGCGGACTTGGGGCCCCTCCCGAAGATGATCTTGCTACCAGGAGCGAGTTCGGCGCCGAACTCGCTCCTGGTAGCAAGATCACCGGGATCGGAGGGGTGGGTCGGCGGGCCGCGCCGGGCGCGCTTCCCGGGTACTGATCCGGACCGGACACGGCTGTGGCGGCGTTCCGGGTCGGAACGCCGCCACAGGTGGTCCAGGGCGCACGGACGGGTCCAGGTCCGTGGCTAGTACACCTAGGGCTTGTGCGAGGGCGGGCGGCGGTTGGCCTGGCCCCGGCGGCGGTTGCGCACGTTCAGGCCGAGCGCTCCGCCCTGGTCCAGAAGGTGCCGGGCGGCCCGGTTGACGGTGCCGCTGGGCCCGGAGACCGACGAGGGCCCGTCCGCGGTCTGCACCGGTTCGGGGCTCTCCTCGACCGGTTCGGGCTTGGGGATGAGCGCGGTGGGCTCGTTGTCCTGGTCCGCGGTCTCCTCCGGAAGGGCATGGAGCTTGCGGGTGCGCTGGAGACCGGAGCCGTCCTCGGTTTCCTGCTCACCCTTGGCGGAGGCGACCGTCTCGGTCGGGTTGAGCTTCTCCTGCGCCACAGCCTCCTTCCACGCCTTCTCCTGCTGCTGGTCCTGCTCCTTCTGCTGGGCCAGGCGACGGGCCCGGTCGGTGCGCCAGGCGCGGTAGGAGCGGGCCAGCGGGGTGGCGATCGGCCAGGTGACCTTGGCCGGTCGGGACAGCGCGTGCCACAGGTAGGCGGTGGTACCCCAGGCCTCCATGGCGCGGCGCGCCTTGGTGATGGTGAAGAAGGTGGGCATGGCCAGCAGCAGCTGCGGCCAGGCCAGGGCCAGGGCGGCGAACAGCGGGTACATACCGCCGCCCGCGATCGCGGCGCACGCACCGATGGCCATCGGCACCAGTGCCAGCGCCACCCGCAGCTGGGTGAACTGGCGGAAGCGGTGCAGGGAACGCCGGGCCGACACAGGGGGCGCGAGGCCCTCCGGCAGCGGCGTGGGCTGCACGATCATCGCGAGCAGCAGTGTTCCCACACCGACGCTGGCCGCCAGCAGGATCGTCCACCCTGCGGCGGAGAAGGCCCCGCCCACCAGCAGGTACACCAACCCGAGCACCGGGAGCGGCGCGGGGAGCCAGAACAGCACCCGCCTGCGCAGCTCTCCCTCCTGCGTGGGTTGGAGTACGAAATCAATCACCGGGCGTAGTATCCGGAACCTCTTCCTCGGTCGCTCGACCACAGCGTTGGACCCCCCAAGAACGTCGTGACGGAGCGGTGCGGGGAGCGACGCCCGAGGGTTTTCGTCGTCTTCTGGCTCCACCTGCAACCTGCCCGTATCAAAGCTATCTCTTTTCGCGTAGTCCCCGGGCGCACACGGTCAGTTACACACATACCCGACGCTGGTGAAACTTCCATAAGGCAACCCATATGACAGGCAACGATCAGATTACGACGTGGCGGAGGTCTCACCGGCACTCGCGCCGATAACGGTCACCCGTGTCATCCGCCTCGGGTTTCGGACAACCTGCCCAGTGCCACCGCCACCCGGAGCACGAACGAGCCGCGACCGTCCGAAGGGATGTGCCCGGTGAGTTCGGAGATGCGGCTGAGGCGGTAGCGCACCGTGTTCGGATGCACGAAGAGCATGCGCGCGGTCGCTTCCAGTGAGGAGGCGTGTTCGAGGTAGACCGACAGCGTGTCCAAGAGCGGGGAGCCCGCGCCCTGGAGGGGGAGGTAGACCTCCGTCACCAGCTGCTGGCGGGCCTCGGTGTCGCCCTCCAGCGCACGCTCGGGCAGCAGGTCGTCGGCGAGCACCGGCCTGGGCGCGTCGGGCCAGGCCACGGCGGCCCGCAGACCGCTCACCGCGGCGCGCACCGAGGTCCCCGCCGCGTGCAGGTCCGGCACGGCCGGGCCGACCACCACGGGCCCGTTCCCGAAGAGCCCGGCCAGGGGTTCCGCGGCTGCGGCCGGGAGCTCGTCGGCCGGGTAGCGGTCGCCCACCCCGATCACCACGACCACGCGGCGTCCCTGCATGCCCGCCAGGACGTCGTAACCGAGGCGGCGCGCGGCCGAACGCAGGTCGTCCAGGACCTTGTTCCCGCCCTCGTCGCCGAGGTCGCCGGCGACCGCGATCACCGGGGTGTGCGACCAGCCCAGCGCCGAACCCCAGGTCTGCAGGCCCTCCACCTGGTCGCCGTGCAGCAGGGCGTCGACGATCAGCGCTTCCAGCCGGGCGTCCCAGGCCCCGCGGGCCTCGGCGGCGCGGGCGTAGACCTTGGCGGAGCTGAAGGCCACCTCACGGGTGTAGCGGAGCATCGCCTCACGCAGCTGTTGTGCGCCGCCGGGTGCGGCGAGGTCGTCGACCTGGCTCTCCACCACATCGATGACCACGCGGATCATGTCGACGGTCTGCTGGAGGGAGACCGACCTGGTGAGTTCGCGCGGGGCGGTGCCGAAGACCTCCACCGTGATCGCCGGGCGGCCGCGCTCGGGGTTGCGGAACCAGTCCACGAAGGCGGCGACCCCGGACTGGGCCACCAGGCCGATCCAGGAGCGGTCCTGGGCCGACATCCGGCGGAACCAGCCGAGCTTCTCCTCCATGCGGTTGACCGCGGCGGTGCCGAGCACCCCCATGGAGCGTTCCAGACGCCGGACGGTCTCGGCGCGGATCTGCTCAGGCGGGGCCTGCT
This DNA window, taken from Nocardiopsis exhalans, encodes the following:
- a CDS encoding 5-formyltetrahydrofolate cyclo-ligase, coding for MRVTDIDQAKEAVRDRVWRLLEREGAVPEGSYGKIPGFYGNEATAERLAELEVWKNAGTIMANPDWAQFPIRIRALQDDKLLYMAVPRMASLKPFYLLDPASLSLPPEEAAEKKGAEQIARSVGVDEMQPIDVAICGSVAVNRSGARIGKGAGYSDLEVALLIEAGLVTEQTTIVALVHQLQVIEEKIPETEHDFNVDLIVTPEEVIQCERRRRPSGIVWEDLTAEKVEAIPVLGERENIRG
- a CDS encoding DUF397 domain-containing protein, encoding MEVAETPRTALMRDSQNRHLGHLVFPAPEWRAFLGDVKEEQL
- a CDS encoding helix-turn-helix domain-containing protein, yielding MARKPPVENPAIRRFGRELARLRNLAGMSQSQLAKAINVSGALVGHIERAERTPTQRFARKADEALESGGHLMGLWKDVQQAAYPEYAGSFMQALPHALMMRDYHPMIVPGLLQCEPYIRAFCRANNPMETDDYIDRVVEQRLQRQELLMESDRPVIWAIITEAVLGSLVQTPDILHSQVDRLLELTRSGRVQLQVIPANVRFDEHPGMDGPFTILSLPDRQEVTYLEGAASGDLVTEAVEVERLSLKFGSLQGVALSPGQTVEYLKNVRGEIDGQNSVAHLELQQRAGWSLRGGGGDSPNGANAG
- a CDS encoding recombinase family protein; translation: MITDEARPLAYGYLRIMGPADRERLLRFHGHMSAYAQERGFTLGNVFVDLSTSRESGFGRLVARLKQGDATEVLVPTLEHFTRFPSLQAGVVTQIEALGVTVWEVGR
- a CDS encoding ATP-binding protein — encoded protein: MTTPVSAISRRHFIRLTLRVQGGKLYLDVWDAGDGTPTRQPVNEAAENGRGLLLVEVLSQRWGVTPSPRGGKTVWCLLARNSVGPTQDRAGEAPPPRPSMTYRPRRAPNSTLRTVFRPPAPLDPEDMWRVLEGLTRL
- a CDS encoding peroxiredoxin — translated: MTDTATVDARAPEITLQDQYGQDTVLSSLRGGPVLVVFYPLAFSGVCSGELADLREHHAELKALGVTVLAVSVDSTFALRTWSDREGFPFALLSDFWPHGATARAYGVFDDQRGVARRGSFLIDAEGTVRWTVHTPAGQPRDVKEYLDQARHLAG
- a CDS encoding DUF3052 domain-containing protein, encoding MSATAGQAQSERGLADRLGFKPGQVVQEFGFDDDVDEGLRASIAELTGEALVDEEYDGDVDAALLWWRSDEEGDLTDALMDTVTTIADGGTILVLTPKAGRDLHVSPNDVAEAANTSGLSQTSAVSIGADWSGTRLVVPKR
- a CDS encoding secondary thiamine-phosphate synthase enzyme YjbQ; its protein translation is MRTQILELHTGGSESITDITAQCGDFVAQSGGDGLLNVFVPHATAGVAIIELGAGSDDDLLASLDDLLPADDRWRHKHGSQGHGRSHVMPAFVAPQTTVPVLSGRLELGTWQSIAVVDLNVDNPDRQVRLSFLGSG
- a CDS encoding alkaline phosphatase D family protein — translated: MTVSLRLGPVLRHVGPTTATVWVETDAPCDVRVRVDGAAVTAARTFTVHGHHYAVCEIEGLAPGSVLPYEVFLAEDRVWPEPDSPLPPSVLRTLAPDAPARLLYGSCHTPTGDTPEGLVRYGPDMLRATARRLAREGLGAVDGEARENLALLLIGDQVYADELQEPMRAFLRQARLSQVRGEDPGDDTPEDEVVRYDEYAELYRQAWSDPQVRWLLSTVPTLMVFDDHDIRDDWNTSAAWRRSMDDHPWWRTRVTSGLGAYWVYQHVGNLSPDARDKDPLWAVVRDHRERGTDAGDILDSFAWRAHDEPASYRWSHRHDIGGVRVLVADTRCGRALGEGGPHDGSRSILGPEGHDWLDQHLTGGPEHLVVASTVPILLPPSVHHLEAWNEAVCGGAWGSAARGPAERLRQALDLEHWGAFHRLADAVLEVARGDRGQAPATVLLLSGDVHFSYLARARARKGQTTSRVTQLVSSALCNQLPPNFRRAAALSASWPFHLAGKIMTRLAGVRRSPLAWRLAERPYFGNTIGEVAFDGREAEARWYHCPQGGGEALPEIRRRVRV
- a CDS encoding PucR family transcriptional regulator; this encodes MNTESRPTEDGASAPTGPQTPQDQISPERTPAEQTLPEQAPPEQIRAETVRRLERSMGVLGTAAVNRMEEKLGWFRRMSAQDRSWIGLVAQSGVAAFVDWFRNPERGRPAITVEVFGTAPRELTRSVSLQQTVDMIRVVIDVVESQVDDLAAPGGAQQLREAMLRYTREVAFSSAKVYARAAEARGAWDARLEALIVDALLHGDQVEGLQTWGSALGWSHTPVIAVAGDLGDEGGNKVLDDLRSAARRLGYDVLAGMQGRRVVVVIGVGDRYPADELPAAAAEPLAGLFGNGPVVVGPAVPDLHAAGTSVRAAVSGLRAAVAWPDAPRPVLADDLLPERALEGDTEARQQLVTEVYLPLQGAGSPLLDTLSVYLEHASSLEATARMLFVHPNTVRYRLSRISELTGHIPSDGRGSFVLRVAVALGRLSETRGG